The following are encoded in a window of Deinococcus sp. HSC-46F16 genomic DNA:
- a CDS encoding carbohydrate ABC transporter permease — MKRGGLTVGEVVRQGLLLLFGLLALFPLYFSVVNSFKSRVQYAENLLNLPFPAHPENYALAWAQIQGPLLNSVIVTLTSVLATLVFASLSAYAFALMDFPGRHLLFGVTFALLLVPEFLTLIPLYVQIQALTLPSNYLAIILPTIAAGQPFAILVLRAAFEAIPRDMLEAARLDGAGHLALLRRIVLPVSLPVLVSVAIIRLIPVWNEYLLPSLVLDERHRTLPVALVAFQGGGAATAVTPNYGALMASYVLAAVPLVLLFAFLMRYYIQGVTSGGVKG; from the coding sequence ATGAAGCGGGGCGGCCTGACCGTGGGCGAGGTGGTGCGGCAGGGGCTGCTGCTGCTGTTCGGCCTGCTGGCGCTCTTCCCGCTGTATTTCAGCGTGGTCAATTCCTTCAAGAGCCGGGTGCAGTACGCCGAAAACCTGCTGAACCTCCCCTTCCCGGCCCACCCGGAGAACTACGCGTTGGCCTGGGCACAGATTCAGGGGCCGCTGCTGAACTCGGTCATCGTGACCCTGACGAGCGTGCTGGCGACGCTGGTGTTCGCCAGTCTCAGCGCCTATGCCTTCGCGCTGATGGACTTTCCGGGGCGGCACCTGCTGTTCGGGGTCACCTTCGCGCTGCTGCTGGTGCCCGAGTTCCTGACCCTGATCCCGCTGTACGTCCAGATTCAGGCGCTCACGCTGCCCAGCAACTACCTCGCGATCATCCTGCCGACCATCGCCGCCGGGCAGCCCTTTGCGATTCTGGTGCTGCGGGCCGCCTTCGAGGCGATTCCGCGCGACATGCTGGAGGCCGCGCGGCTCGACGGGGCGGGGCACCTCGCGCTGCTGCGCCGGATCGTGCTGCCCGTCAGCCTGCCCGTGCTGGTCAGCGTGGCGATCATCCGGCTGATTCCGGTGTGGAACGAGTACCTGCTGCCCTCTCTGGTGCTCGACGAGCGGCACCGGACCCTGCCGGTCGCGCTGGTGGCCTTTCAGGGGGGCGGGGCCGCCACGGCGGTCACGCCGAACTACGGGGCGCTGATGGCCTCCTACGTGCTGGCAGCGGTGCCGCTGGTGCTGCTCTTTGCCTTCCTGATGCGCTACTACATCCAGGGGGTGACGAGCGGCGGGGTGAAAGGGTAG